The following proteins are co-located in the Leptospira weilii genome:
- a CDS encoding DUF2062 domain-containing protein, with the protein MIKAVYRFIRQQVIIPLQKSHAPVQEVCLGTSIGLFWSLTPLVGIQMYLGLITWTLLRLIGIRFYMPISIAMIWITNPVTFPFFYYIFYVAGVAAYNVLGWNMPAMNFARISEVINHSGSLGLYEGLKYWSAFLINDMGVPMFLGSFLIGVPSAIVGYPLTKILLNGFRKKQAKKEGISLKEWEDKYVRKETNKHVSIWNILKS; encoded by the coding sequence ATGATAAAAGCAGTATATAGATTCATTCGTCAACAAGTCATAATTCCGCTTCAAAAATCGCACGCTCCCGTCCAAGAAGTATGTCTAGGCACGTCCATCGGGCTTTTCTGGTCGCTTACGCCTTTGGTAGGAATTCAGATGTATCTCGGATTAATTACCTGGACGCTTTTGAGATTGATCGGAATCCGTTTTTATATGCCGATCTCGATCGCCATGATCTGGATCACAAACCCGGTTACTTTTCCTTTTTTCTATTACATCTTTTACGTCGCAGGGGTCGCCGCATACAACGTATTAGGTTGGAATATGCCCGCTATGAACTTTGCGAGAATTTCGGAAGTCATTAATCATTCCGGCTCCTTGGGATTATACGAAGGTTTGAAATATTGGAGTGCGTTTTTGATAAACGACATGGGGGTGCCTATGTTTTTGGGCAGTTTTTTAATTGGAGTTCCGTCTGCGATCGTCGGTTATCCGCTTACGAAAATTCTTCTCAACGGGTTTCGTAAAAAACAAGCAAAAAAAGAGGGAATCAGTCTGAAAGAATGGGAAGATAAATACGTCCGAAAAGAAACAAACAAACACGTATCGATTTGGAATATTCTAAAAAGTTAA
- a CDS encoding SpoIIE family protein phosphatase: MQFSKIFFFLVGPFALIILVMIASPWRTGDGFKAYQGKIDLRGIQNHDSGMAKLNGEWEFNWLQEPDENHSKGFIEVPGSWTNEFKNYRAYPKFGYATYGLKVFLPEVWKKKILSISLGAIASAYRVKINGQIIGECGVPGIDADSTISRVEPKEFLFFADQNEIQIEIFTSNYSSTMPGVLLPISIGPSDSAGVSKAITLFFDIFSFSSLLIMGIYHIFQYLYLRSSVSPLYFGMYSLVICLRSSLINSKILMLFFPQIPWPWVNKLNHLTLSMSVPFFLLFFSSLFPPYVNRKLINAGVVFSILFSVVTLFGNMQFNNQNISIYHYFILITICYLFYAILKIDFDKERNYTYILYGSGILFIAVLVDLFYVRVLKTGSIQTSHYALVLFVFLQSLLLASERSRKFAETRELALNLRTSNLELFEMKEQLVQKIEDRTRVLNDNIVQINRELEIAQNVQRKILTPLDRDISGIRFYYEYMPLEKVGGDFLDISEILPGKVRVLIADAVGHGVQASLMTMALKTEYEELKNLENPAQILKELNSRFLKKFDSLESIFPCMIGDIDTKKEEFTYASAGHPDQILQSPGEFPSLLQKTGPILGLFESLEIVSKTVLFPTGSRLLLFSDGLIENRMKDSLNTKQHNMELITKALHERRESKLNDLIRELIKIEELTRGENPRYDDITVIAVESYSVKRS, from the coding sequence ATGCAATTTTCAAAAATATTTTTTTTCTTAGTTGGTCCGTTTGCGCTTATTATTCTTGTCATGATTGCTTCTCCTTGGCGGACGGGAGACGGATTCAAAGCCTATCAAGGTAAAATCGATCTTAGAGGAATACAAAACCACGATTCCGGGATGGCAAAGCTCAACGGAGAATGGGAATTTAATTGGCTTCAAGAGCCGGATGAAAATCATTCCAAAGGATTTATTGAAGTGCCCGGCTCTTGGACTAACGAATTCAAAAATTATCGGGCTTATCCGAAATTCGGTTATGCGACCTACGGACTTAAGGTTTTTCTTCCGGAAGTTTGGAAAAAGAAAATTCTTTCCATATCCTTAGGAGCGATTGCTTCCGCGTATCGAGTTAAAATCAACGGTCAGATTATCGGGGAATGCGGAGTACCCGGTATCGACGCCGATTCTACGATTTCAAGAGTCGAGCCGAAAGAATTTTTATTTTTTGCGGATCAGAACGAAATACAAATCGAAATTTTCACATCGAACTACAGCTCCACGATGCCCGGAGTCTTACTTCCGATTTCCATAGGGCCTTCCGATTCCGCGGGAGTTTCGAAAGCGATCACTCTATTTTTCGATATATTCTCTTTCAGCAGTCTCCTAATCATGGGAATTTATCATATATTCCAATATCTTTATTTAAGAAGCAGTGTGTCCCCGCTTTATTTCGGAATGTACAGTCTTGTGATCTGCCTCAGATCTTCTTTAATAAATTCTAAAATTTTAATGTTATTTTTTCCTCAAATTCCTTGGCCTTGGGTGAATAAGCTCAATCATCTGACTTTGTCGATGAGTGTCCCATTTTTTCTTTTGTTTTTCAGTTCGTTATTTCCTCCGTATGTGAATCGAAAGCTTATCAATGCGGGGGTGGTTTTTTCGATTTTATTCTCTGTTGTAACCTTGTTCGGTAACATGCAATTCAATAATCAGAATATTTCAATCTATCATTATTTTATTCTTATTACGATTTGTTATTTGTTCTACGCGATTCTGAAAATCGATTTTGATAAGGAAAGGAATTACACGTATATTCTCTACGGCTCCGGAATTCTTTTTATCGCGGTTCTTGTGGATCTTTTTTACGTGAGAGTTTTAAAAACGGGAAGTATTCAAACCTCACATTATGCTCTCGTTCTTTTCGTATTTTTACAATCGCTTCTTCTCGCTTCCGAAAGATCGAGAAAGTTCGCCGAAACGAGAGAATTGGCTCTCAATCTCAGGACTTCGAATCTGGAGCTTTTCGAGATGAAGGAGCAGTTGGTTCAAAAAATCGAGGATCGAACTCGTGTTTTAAACGATAATATTGTTCAGATCAATCGGGAGTTAGAAATCGCCCAGAACGTCCAGAGGAAGATTTTGACTCCCTTGGACCGGGATATTTCCGGAATACGGTTTTATTACGAATATATGCCGCTTGAAAAAGTGGGAGGCGACTTTTTGGACATATCCGAAATTCTTCCAGGAAAAGTAAGAGTGTTGATCGCCGATGCGGTCGGTCATGGAGTGCAGGCTTCCTTGATGACAATGGCTTTGAAAACGGAGTATGAAGAATTGAAAAATCTGGAGAACCCGGCTCAGATTCTTAAAGAATTGAATTCCAGATTCTTAAAGAAATTCGATTCGTTGGAAAGTATATTTCCTTGTATGATCGGAGACATAGATACAAAAAAAGAGGAGTTTACCTACGCATCCGCCGGACACCCTGACCAAATTCTTCAATCACCCGGGGAGTTTCCTTCCTTACTTCAAAAAACCGGCCCGATCCTCGGTTTGTTTGAATCTCTCGAAATCGTTTCTAAAACCGTTCTATTTCCGACGGGTTCGAGGCTTTTATTGTTTTCGGACGGGCTTATCGAAAATCGTATGAAAGATTCCTTAAATACAAAACAACACAATATGGAACTGATCACAAAAGCTCTTCACGAAAGAAGAGAAAGCAAACTAAACGATTTGATCCGAGAACTCATTAAAATAGAAGAGTTAACAAGAGGAGAAAATCCACGTTACGATGATATCACCGTCATAGCCGTCGAGTCTTATTCGGTTAAAAGAAGTTAG
- a CDS encoding MaoC family dehydratase: MSKIDFDKIEVGQELTPLKTDVITHANLVRYAGASGDFNPIHNDPDFARKTGLDGTIAHGMYVMAQLGRLCTSWADQKQIKEFGVTFKNMTKPGQKLTCTGKVKRKKEENGEKLITVAVEAADDSGEIKCSGEMVVIAY, from the coding sequence ATGAGTAAAATTGATTTTGATAAAATCGAGGTCGGACAGGAACTGACTCCCTTAAAAACGGACGTAATCACTCATGCAAATTTAGTTCGTTACGCAGGCGCATCCGGAGATTTTAATCCGATTCATAATGATCCAGACTTCGCTCGTAAAACGGGGCTGGATGGGACCATCGCACATGGTATGTATGTGATGGCTCAGCTCGGAAGACTTTGTACTTCTTGGGCGGATCAAAAACAAATCAAAGAATTCGGAGTTACATTCAAGAACATGACCAAGCCAGGTCAGAAACTTACCTGCACCGGAAAAGTAAAACGTAAGAAAGAGGAAAACGGTGAAAAACTAATTACCGTCGCAGTCGAGGCTGCCGATGATTCCGGAGAAATAAAATGCTCCGGTGAGATGGTAGTTATTGCTTATTAA
- a CDS encoding FAS1-like dehydratase domain-containing protein — translation MSAKGISKDLIGTKLDRYEFDVERGKIREFCQAIGETNPIHFDVEAAKKAGYEDTPAPPTYPTVIQFWGYPKIWQDMENMGVDTSRILHLKEKYTYLKPIYPGRVSSQGECINVTVGKMDTMTFKTTVKNAKGETIVEQEMSIFIRKPEA, via the coding sequence ATGTCAGCAAAAGGAATATCCAAAGACCTGATCGGGACTAAATTGGATCGCTACGAATTTGACGTAGAAAGAGGAAAGATTCGCGAGTTCTGTCAGGCGATTGGGGAAACAAATCCGATCCACTTCGATGTAGAAGCAGCCAAAAAAGCCGGTTATGAAGACACTCCCGCTCCTCCGACGTATCCGACCGTAATTCAATTTTGGGGTTATCCTAAAATTTGGCAGGACATGGAAAATATGGGCGTAGACACTTCTAGAATTCTCCACTTAAAAGAAAAATACACATATCTGAAACCGATCTATCCGGGAAGAGTATCTTCTCAAGGAGAATGCATCAACGTTACAGTCGGTAAAATGGATACGATGACGTTTAAAACCACGGTCAAAAACGCAAAAGGCGAAACGATCGTAGAACAAGAAATGTCCATCTTTATCAGAAAACCGGAGGCATGA
- a CDS encoding SpoIIE family protein phosphatase — protein sequence MKPNGKFFYDRFLWLVILFISTPVFAFPINLTEDWKLVSGRNLDASVEDISWKELKSLPVPKEAVQSLSLAKDTIYTLTLLKTFEISAQEVQELTLDGLSVHFPLLSNVYEVFFNGEKIGEGGFILNGKIVRNGFKRHIILPIPENKVKIGSNEIRVILSWNPGEELDVYASFDSAPLVVDLQSRNLSILSERPRLILSFLYLFVGFYHFLFYFKRPKQSYDLFFGLFSMFFSVYIYLRSNAVYELDLDPLLQMKLEYMVIFNITAFFLLFLDTFFESKVSFVSRFYQFFALILTSLIPFSSRAVCLLLLQIWQLSVFVFALYSLLIMIRALIRKNRDSIRLIAGFIILLTSAIADLLGSMQLIPGLENYGLLKYGFFAFELGIVFILANRFLRVHNQVEELNLNLDRKVKERTSRLQDTLNQIRELKVHQDGDYFLTSLILDPLNRYNVQNDFIVVEGFSRQKKRFEFKQWKKEIGGDIVIADEIVLKDRKYLVFVNGDAMGKSIQGASGALVLGVVFRSFVSRTKTVSSYYSQPPELWLNECFLELQNIFEAFDGSMLVSVVLGLVDLKSGILFFLNAEHPPTVLYRNGVASFIEDKLELRKIGIIGLESKMKVKTFFLEKGDSIFVGSDGRDDLLLGVGPEGIPVINEDELQFLKRVEESKGDLDLLVQGIQNYGELTDDLSIVKLSYLKEPVRLESISNHNLSFKFPDETYFKYLRLENWEDTIYHLENLTSKISSETMPPVFKKELAKVYYKAGKYEEALSLFEELISEFPEDLEIIFNASLIYKKIERFHQAIELGERVLLRDPEFLDNVVHLAESYLLAHKKEATLKLLEKAERLDPNNSNAKRIRIQLDSSIPDHRNG from the coding sequence ATGAAACCGAATGGGAAATTTTTTTACGATCGATTTCTTTGGCTTGTCATATTGTTTATATCCACTCCGGTTTTTGCGTTTCCGATTAATCTCACAGAGGATTGGAAACTCGTTTCGGGAAGAAATCTAGACGCTTCGGTCGAAGATATTTCCTGGAAAGAATTAAAATCCCTTCCGGTTCCAAAAGAGGCGGTTCAATCGCTCTCTTTGGCGAAAGATACAATTTATACTTTAACTTTATTGAAAACTTTTGAAATTTCCGCACAGGAAGTTCAAGAGCTTACTTTAGACGGACTTTCGGTTCATTTTCCTTTATTGTCCAATGTCTACGAGGTTTTCTTTAACGGAGAAAAAATCGGCGAAGGAGGTTTCATTTTAAATGGAAAGATCGTTAGGAATGGATTTAAGAGGCACATAATTCTTCCGATTCCAGAAAATAAAGTGAAGATCGGTAGCAATGAAATCAGAGTAATTTTGTCGTGGAATCCGGGTGAGGAATTGGATGTATATGCGAGTTTTGATTCCGCGCCTCTTGTGGTGGATTTGCAATCTCGGAACCTATCGATTTTGTCCGAACGCCCTAGACTGATATTGTCGTTTTTATATCTATTCGTCGGATTTTACCACTTCTTGTTTTATTTTAAACGTCCCAAGCAAAGCTACGATCTGTTCTTCGGATTGTTTTCGATGTTCTTTTCGGTTTATATTTACCTTAGAAGTAACGCCGTCTACGAGCTCGATTTAGATCCGCTTTTGCAGATGAAGTTGGAATATATGGTCATTTTCAACATAACGGCTTTCTTTCTTTTGTTTCTGGATACGTTTTTTGAATCGAAGGTGAGTTTTGTCTCCCGGTTCTATCAATTTTTCGCGCTTATACTTACGTCTTTAATCCCTTTTTCAAGTAGGGCTGTTTGTTTACTTCTTTTACAGATTTGGCAACTTTCCGTTTTTGTATTTGCTTTGTATTCTCTCCTCATCATGATACGGGCTTTGATTCGAAAGAATCGGGATTCCATTCGTTTGATTGCGGGTTTTATCATTCTGCTGACTTCGGCGATCGCAGATCTCTTGGGTTCGATGCAGTTGATTCCTGGTTTAGAAAATTATGGACTTCTAAAGTATGGTTTTTTTGCGTTCGAACTCGGAATCGTGTTCATTTTGGCGAATCGGTTTTTGAGAGTTCATAACCAGGTGGAGGAATTGAATTTAAACCTGGATCGAAAAGTGAAAGAAAGAACAAGCCGGTTGCAGGATACGTTAAATCAAATTCGGGAGCTTAAGGTTCATCAGGACGGGGATTATTTTTTAACCTCTCTTATCCTGGATCCTTTAAATCGATATAACGTTCAGAATGATTTCATCGTCGTGGAAGGTTTTAGTCGTCAAAAAAAAAGATTCGAATTTAAACAGTGGAAAAAAGAAATCGGCGGGGACATTGTTATCGCCGATGAGATCGTTTTAAAAGATAGAAAGTATCTCGTTTTTGTAAACGGTGATGCGATGGGAAAATCCATTCAAGGAGCTAGTGGAGCCTTAGTTTTAGGAGTCGTATTTCGTTCTTTCGTGTCTAGAACGAAGACCGTTTCTTCTTATTATTCCCAGCCTCCCGAGTTATGGCTCAATGAATGCTTTTTGGAGCTTCAGAATATTTTTGAGGCTTTTGACGGCTCGATGTTGGTTTCCGTCGTATTAGGTTTAGTGGATTTGAAGTCCGGAATCCTGTTTTTTCTAAATGCAGAACATCCTCCGACGGTTCTTTACAGAAACGGAGTTGCTTCCTTCATTGAGGATAAATTAGAACTCCGTAAAATAGGGATTATCGGTTTGGAAAGTAAGATGAAAGTAAAAACCTTTTTTCTTGAAAAAGGAGATTCTATTTTTGTCGGTTCGGACGGAAGGGACGATCTTTTATTGGGAGTCGGTCCGGAAGGGATTCCAGTGATCAACGAAGACGAACTTCAATTCTTAAAGAGGGTGGAAGAATCCAAAGGCGATCTTGACTTGCTGGTTCAGGGAATCCAAAATTACGGAGAACTAACGGACGATTTGAGTATCGTCAAATTATCCTATCTCAAAGAGCCCGTTCGTTTGGAGTCTATTTCCAATCATAACCTTTCTTTTAAATTTCCGGACGAAACGTATTTCAAATATCTTCGGCTCGAAAACTGGGAAGACACGATTTATCACCTCGAAAACCTAACAAGTAAGATTTCTAGCGAAACGATGCCTCCCGTTTTTAAAAAAGAACTGGCTAAGGTATATTATAAAGCCGGAAAGTATGAGGAAGCTTTATCTTTGTTTGAGGAGTTAATTTCGGAGTTTCCGGAAGATCTGGAAATTATATTTAACGCTTCTTTGATTTACAAAAAAATCGAACGTTTTCATCAGGCGATTGAGTTAGGTGAGAGAGTTTTATTAAGAGACCCGGAATTCTTGGATAACGTTGTGCATCTTGCAGAATCTTATCTTTTAGCCCATAAAAAGGAAGCGACTCTTAAGTTGTTGGAAAAGGCGGAACGATTGGACCCGAACAATTCTAATGCGAAGAGGATTAGAATTCAATTGGATTCTTCGATTCCGGATCATCGAAATGGATAG
- a CDS encoding tetratricopeptide repeat protein: protein MNRFNLRLKILLNTFFVTIELFFSIVNCNKKESIPILEIRDLTEKENLVEALQKAEENLKLKGNTAELLYIRGWIRYLQKNQIAAMNDFKKCLALDSKSLDCKRGLGLIYESNKEYKEAATTYQEALVLAKKKGPDFEALIHENIGSLYLRQNLRKESLDEFQNAISLSDKGDAYYGFSLCLIMEGNWEEAISYLEKGVSKSFRAKAFQSESHFLLSKFYFEKKKDPVKAEAEIKKAIEIFPLHKEYLDALQIYMGERIKSGL, encoded by the coding sequence ATGAACAGATTCAATCTCCGCTTAAAAATTCTTTTGAATACCTTCTTTGTTACGATTGAATTATTCTTTTCGATCGTAAATTGCAATAAAAAAGAATCGATCCCCATCTTGGAAATCCGGGATCTTACTGAAAAAGAAAATCTCGTGGAAGCGCTTCAAAAAGCGGAAGAGAACCTGAAGCTCAAGGGGAATACCGCCGAGTTACTTTACATTCGCGGTTGGATTCGTTATCTTCAAAAGAATCAAATCGCGGCTATGAACGATTTCAAAAAATGTCTTGCTCTCGATTCTAAATCCTTGGATTGCAAAAGAGGGCTGGGTCTTATATACGAATCTAACAAAGAATACAAAGAAGCGGCAACCACTTACCAAGAAGCCCTCGTACTCGCAAAGAAAAAAGGACCGGATTTTGAAGCGCTTATTCATGAGAATATCGGAAGCCTTTACCTCAGACAGAATTTGAGAAAAGAAAGTTTAGACGAATTTCAAAACGCGATTTCCCTTTCCGATAAAGGAGATGCGTACTACGGTTTTAGTTTGTGCCTGATCATGGAAGGAAACTGGGAAGAGGCAATTTCTTATTTGGAAAAAGGAGTTTCCAAATCGTTTCGCGCCAAAGCGTTTCAATCCGAATCTCATTTCCTATTATCCAAATTCTATTTTGAAAAGAAAAAAGATCCTGTGAAAGCGGAAGCGGAAATCAAAAAAGCAATCGAGATTTTCCCTCTTCATAAGGAATACTTGGATGCATTACAAATTTATATGGGGGAAAGAATTAAATCTGGTCTTTGA
- a CDS encoding alpha/beta hydrolase: MNFFQMKFFSLFKGPFVLITRFAMSWINSYNLEDDTFAGSEETKIFYRTYQPKEGRKGNRVLVVQHGIGEHSGRYEFLVEAFAGTGTVFYLIDSRGHGRSEGKRGVVDSFSDYLSDLDKLIEIAKEKEKVSKVTLLGHSMGAAISTFYAEEGTNQSNLNALIVSALPIKVKLDLMMKLKKGIAPLMADIFPNLTLPTGLNVNHLSHDKRVVDAYVKDPLVHGMASTYLGNMLLNSEEPILTNAGKIKIPIYIFHGKEDQIADSAGSEVFFEVVGSSDKTLKIYEGLYHETMNERIEDRTKVLTDLKKWFESHAN, encoded by the coding sequence ATGAATTTTTTCCAAATGAAATTTTTTTCTCTTTTCAAAGGACCGTTCGTGCTTATAACACGTTTCGCTATGTCATGGATTAATTCTTACAATTTAGAAGACGATACCTTCGCGGGAAGCGAAGAAACCAAGATTTTCTATCGAACCTACCAACCCAAGGAAGGTAGAAAAGGAAACCGGGTGCTCGTGGTACAGCACGGGATAGGAGAGCACAGCGGACGCTATGAATTCTTAGTGGAAGCTTTCGCAGGAACCGGAACGGTGTTTTATCTTATCGACTCTCGCGGGCACGGACGCTCCGAAGGGAAACGAGGCGTAGTGGATTCTTTTTCGGATTATCTTTCCGACCTGGATAAGCTCATTGAAATCGCAAAGGAAAAAGAAAAAGTTTCCAAAGTTACTCTTCTCGGTCATTCGATGGGGGCCGCTATTTCCACTTTCTATGCAGAAGAAGGAACAAATCAAAGTAACTTGAACGCGCTGATTGTTTCCGCCCTTCCTATAAAAGTAAAATTAGACCTCATGATGAAACTCAAAAAAGGGATCGCGCCTTTGATGGCCGACATTTTTCCGAATCTTACTCTTCCGACCGGTTTGAACGTAAATCACTTAAGTCATGATAAGAGGGTAGTCGACGCTTATGTGAAAGATCCTTTGGTTCATGGAATGGCTTCGACTTATCTCGGAAACATGCTTCTAAACAGCGAAGAACCGATTCTTACCAACGCAGGGAAAATCAAAATTCCGATTTATATCTTTCACGGAAAAGAAGACCAAATCGCCGATTCCGCCGGAAGCGAGGTCTTCTTTGAAGTTGTAGGCTCTTCGGATAAAACTCTTAAAATCTACGAAGGACTTTATCACGAAACGATGAACGAACGTATAGAAGATAGAACCAAGGTTTTAACCGATTTGAAGAAATGGTTTGAATCTCACGCGAACTGA
- a CDS encoding 2-dehydropantoate 2-reductase: protein MSFSFAVLGSGSIGTYIGCRLSAAGNVVTLYGRERIRNELKTFGAKITDYTNKEIFLPPSSISFSTSLSSVSDADVFLVTVKSKDTKDLVGELKGILEKRQSKHSISYSIPVIVSFQNGVRNAEILKKGLEGIPAEVLAGMVPFNVVSKGKGHFHRGTSGNLVIEHSKSSRSLKRIFNRAGLPTDTHKNIDGILWGKLIFNLNNSLNALSGLTLKTEISKLGYRKILSKLMKESLDILRLAEIRPIRSGRMIPSLAPTILNLPDFLFFKIASSMVKIDPEARSSMWEDLVRKRSTEIDSLNGEVVKLADVMGHPAPLNREIVGLIKEAELNPEILNLSLEDLAEKLKIKLN from the coding sequence ATGAGTTTTTCTTTTGCAGTTTTAGGTTCCGGAAGTATCGGAACATATATTGGTTGTAGGTTGTCGGCGGCGGGGAATGTAGTGACGCTTTACGGTAGGGAAAGAATCCGGAATGAGCTGAAAACTTTCGGCGCGAAAATCACCGATTATACGAATAAGGAGATTTTTCTCCCTCCCAGTTCGATTTCTTTTTCCACCTCCCTTTCGAGTGTCTCAGACGCAGACGTTTTTTTAGTTACCGTAAAGTCCAAGGATACCAAAGATCTTGTCGGGGAGCTCAAAGGAATTCTTGAAAAAAGGCAAAGCAAACATTCCATTTCGTATTCAATTCCGGTCATAGTCAGTTTTCAAAACGGAGTTCGAAACGCCGAAATTTTAAAGAAAGGGCTCGAGGGTATTCCCGCGGAAGTTTTAGCGGGAATGGTTCCCTTCAACGTTGTTTCCAAAGGGAAGGGTCATTTTCACAGAGGTACGAGCGGAAATCTCGTGATCGAGCATTCCAAATCTTCTCGTTCTTTAAAGAGGATTTTTAATCGGGCTGGACTTCCGACCGACACTCATAAAAATATAGATGGAATTCTTTGGGGCAAACTTATCTTTAATTTGAATAATTCCTTGAACGCACTTTCGGGACTCACCTTAAAAACCGAAATATCAAAACTGGGTTATCGAAAAATTCTTTCTAAACTGATGAAAGAATCCCTTGATATTCTAAGACTTGCTGAAATTAGGCCGATTCGTTCCGGAAGGATGATTCCAAGTCTGGCCCCGACCATTTTGAATCTCCCGGACTTTCTGTTTTTCAAAATCGCTTCGAGCATGGTAAAAATCGATCCGGAGGCGCGATCTTCTATGTGGGAAGATCTGGTTCGAAAAAGATCGACTGAAATCGATTCTTTGAACGGGGAAGTGGTTAAACTCGCGGACGTGATGGGACATCCTGCTCCTTTAAATCGGGAAATTGTGGGATTGATTAAAGAAGCGGAATTGAATCCTGAAATTTTAAATCTGAGCTTGGAAGATTTAGCCGAAAAACTGAAGATCAAATTGAATTAA